ATTGTTAAAAGAGAACATTTTCGGCACATTTTGTATGGTGAAAGGAAGAAAGGAAGTAACAAGATGAACAAAAGGGCTGATGGGACCCATCCTTCCTTCTATTACCTATGGAGGCCATAGGCGGATGGAAAGGAACAACTAGGAAAAGAATCCCCTAGTTTGACCAAAACCATTTATGAGcaaaagaagaggaggaagagagggaaccgCCTTGAGATTATATTTGTGCCACATTGTCAATAAACCACCTTTAGTTCTCATCTTAAATTTATGATTGAAGTTCATCTTACTCAACCTTCAAGTCCAATTACTATGATTTAGGCACATTTTATGGTGATCAATCAAATAAGAATTCTGAGACCTATTGTATCCATATTCAATACCATTGCTTGTTCTAATTTCAATTACTAATTCAACATCTAATTGTCAATCAAGATATAGTGATAAAAATATGGATGGGAACCATATTTATTTCTGGTGATGGGAAATTATGGTATTGGTATCTCACCGAAATATTACAAGAGTTAATGCTCCAATCTAATTGACACTAGTAGAGACTAGAACCTCCTACTCATAAGATATTGTTAAAGATAAAGGTCAAAATTATGTCAGCTCGATTGGAACACTGTTGATTCACGTTGAGTGTCTGCATGGCTCAGCATCGACATGATATTGTTCTGAACTAATATAAACCATCACTTATAACAAAATTGTAAAACACAGATATAAAGCATTTGTCATTAAATAACAACAGAAAAAGATGTTTAGAAAAGTGAGTGCAGCACACCAAATAAGCCCTTCAAGACTATGGATATTGGTTTACCCTAACAATCTGGTCTAGTCCATGCTATAGAAGGTCCTTTTAGGTACAtcaaaaacaaataaatcacagaCAAAAAAATAACAGCATTCCAGATAACATGTACAACAATCCAAGAACTTACTTGCTCATATGAAACATCAATTAAATCCAGTGCTTGAGACATTTCAACCATTCCCAGTTCGCCAACTGGAGATGGAGCATTCACTCCCCCAATAATTTTTGGTGCAACAAATGCATAAACCTGATACATGGAAGAGCTAAGAATAAGAGCCTAGAAGATGTAACTGGTATTTCTAATGGGAATATCTAAATAAAAGAATACTGGTGCATATTTATATGACATTGATAACAGGATGGGCTAGCAAACAAATTTTATCGGTTAACTTTTAAGCCCAAAAGATAAACAAATAAGAATCAGCCAAATTCATCAAACTCTACACAAATTAGCTGAGAAATAAAACAATTAAAAGCAAACTAGATGAATGATGTGTCTTCAAGTAATCTATTTTAAAACCATCAGGTTTGCCTCCAACTTTGAATATTTAGAATAAAGTGTTTTTTTCTTACTCAATGGTAATTCAAAAAGCAGTCCATTTTTTTAATACCGGTTTTCAAGAACATGGCAAAATGTATAGTTAAATAATAAAACATTCAATAATTCATACTTCATAAGGCACATCGAAGAATCATAAGAATAATAGCtaataattcaatttaaatgAGAACAATTGCCTACTGAATCCAGTAGAAAACGGAGAAATGTGGGAATCTTTACCACACATATCTTGATCAACTAGAAAGAACATATGGTTTCAGCTTAATATCAACCTTATGAATGACCCCAGATGAAATAGCAGGTGCAGCGAGAGAACCACCACATTCCCATAAGACAGAAAGGTAGCCACGATCATAGCAATATTGCATAACATCCCTAGGACTCAAAATATCAAACTCCACCACTTCTACACCTTTTTTTGCAAGTTTTTTCTGTAAATCTTTCCGAGCACCTCTTTGTGTCGCCACTATCGTATATGCTTCATAGACATTCCAGAGATTTGCTTCATCAGGAAGATCAAGAGTTTGTGACATCACTATCCTTACAGGAACatgtcctcctccatgtctagcaGTCAGCCGTGGATCTTAAAAAACAAAAGAAGATGAACATCAATCGATACAAGAAACAATAGTTATTATACAAATATAAAAAGATTCATGGGAATTACCGTCACGGCGCACAGTATTCCCCCCAACAACAATGGCATCACTTCTGCCACGCAATTCAAATACTCGACCTCTAGATACCTTGCTGCTTATCCATGAAGCATGCCCACTTCTAGTTGCAATCTTACCTGCCATTTAACAAGTCTCTAGACAAAGTTATGATCAGAAAAGAAAGATATAAATGTACAAATGTTACTTACATCACAGAAGAGCTAATTCATCTCACCGTCTAATGTCATAGCATATTTCAGAACTGAAAATGGAACGTGAAAGGCAGCTCTATAGAGTAATGGAGCATTAACTATGAGGCAGGACTTCAAAGCATCCTATGACAGTATATAGCCGGATGATAAGAACTATAGACAAAATAATGACAATCACAAATTGAAAACATATCTTGCTTCATGCGTTCTCATAAGTCATAACTCATTCAAATATACAATGGAAATGTTCTCTTACCATACTAGAAGGAGAACAAATAACATGAATGGAACAGAAGTAAGGTACGTACAGGTCTAGCATGAAAACCATACCTCAAAGATTTTACTCTGTAAGTCTTCCCCAAGAACATCTACTTGAACACCTTCATTTCTTAATGACTGGATTGCTTTCCCTCTTAAATGTTGGAATGGATGTCTCAAGCCCACTACAACTCTTGAAATTCCTGCCTAATAAAAAGCTCAAATACTGCATTCCTTTATTCAAAGGAATAGATGAATTCTAAGCTCCATTCTAAATCTACTAAACAGCAATTAAGGATTTGTTTACTttcacaaatttttaaaattttaatattttaaaaggaACGATTTGCAGGTTTCATTAGACTTTTAGAACAAACATTATTATACATTCCATTTTGTACTTTATTATACTTAGATATGCATGTTAAGAGCATGAATCTAAGCATGCCTTATCAAGAGAGTTCAAATGAAGACAGAATGAATGATAACGTTTTCTTTAATGCTAACAAACAAATATTCACTCGCCTTCTCCAATTCTCTACAATCTTGAAACCCACAAATGGTCAAATTGATTTTGATGTCTTCAGAAATCTCAATTACAGAAAACTAGTGGCATTTGAACATTAACTTCTGCGACTTGAATGCTAACCAGAATGACCACTGAAGCGAGGAAAAGTAAAGAGTCTCGAAGTCAACAATACGTAGTGAGCCCTAAATGAAAGGTTTATCAGACCGTTGGCGTGAGAAGCAAAATTAGGAAGCAAATAATCACAGCTGCTAgaatttttattatcccaagcgcAACAGAAAAGGAAGAGCATTCTGTTAAAAACGGGAATGTCAACATTGTCGACCCATCCCGAAAGATAAACATAAATGACAGGAAGCACAACAAGTCCTCTGAGAAATTTTCACAAACAACTGGCAAGCAAGTTCCCGTCAGGGCTCACACAAGAAAATATCAGCTTCTCAATGACTAGCAAGAAATAGAAAAGAGAGAATGCGATGCCAACCTGGACAAGGGACGACACAGCGGTGTGATCGGAGAAGCAATCGCCAGGCTCCATGTTCAGATAGGCAGTGGCGCCACGCGCGAGGGCGCCGGCCATCTCGACGGCCTGGAGCTCGGCGCACTTTGTGCCCTGCGCATAGAGGAAACCCTCACCGACGACGTCCACGCCCCGCGCGATGACGCATCCGAAGTTAGGGTGAGGCGAGGTGTGCCCCGCCGAGAGGTCCGCCACCTCCGCCGCTCGCCGGACTAGACCCGCCTCCTGCAGCGGCGCG
The genomic region above belongs to Zingiber officinale cultivar Zhangliang chromosome 11A, Zo_v1.1, whole genome shotgun sequence and contains:
- the LOC122032387 gene encoding riboflavin biosynthesis protein PYRR, chloroplastic-like, which encodes MLLVGGSLFTSTPATALFRRRALRCSASAPLQEAGLVRRAAEVADLSAGHTSPHPNFGCVIARGVDVVGEGFLYAQGTKCAELQAVEMAGALARGATAYLNMEPGDCFSDHTAVSSLVQAGISRVVVGLRHPFQHLRGKAIQSLRNEGVQVDVLGEDLQSKIFEDALKSCLIVNAPLLYRAAFHVPFSVLKYAMTLDGKIATRSGHASWISSKVSRGRVFELRGRSDAIVVGGNTVRRDDPRLTARHGGGHVPVRIVMSQTLDLPDEANLWNVYEAYTIVATQRGARKDLQKKLAKKGVEVVEFDILSPRDVMQYCYDRGYLSVLWECGGSLAAPAISSGVIHKVYAFVAPKIIGGVNAPSPVGELGMVEMSQALDLIDVSYEQVGPDMLISGFLQPIPDLSPVIPSSDELSAIDPTVCPFDTKIISFYKTWDLYGAFSNYSPHPIQMPDENGKYQTWSSVEHYYQAQKFAGVDDRLAKDAYEEIKTAKSPEEASRKGRRLQRQHPDMVRADWESAKIDVMYRALKCKFSTYPDLSAMLVSTAGSVLVEASPHDLFWGGGREGEGLNYLGRLLMQLRTEILDRNSKAAVVS